A DNA window from Vigna unguiculata cultivar IT97K-499-35 chromosome 10, ASM411807v1, whole genome shotgun sequence contains the following coding sequences:
- the LOC114165992 gene encoding gibberellin-regulated protein 12-like: MTKFVCAFLLIFLTAFVTQLVYGGGEGSLTVQECPGACDYRCSKDHARKACLFYCNLCCEKCLCVPSETFGNKEECPCYNNRKTKEGKTKYP, translated from the exons ATGACTAAGTTTGTGTGTGCATTTCTTCTCATCTTTCTCACGGCTTTTGTAACTCAACTTGTTTAT gGTGGTGGTGAAGGATCTCTTACAGTTCAAG AGTGTCCTGGAGCATGTGACTATCGTTGTTCAAAGGATCATGCAAGGAAAGCATGTTTGTTCTACTGCAACTTGTGTTGTGAAAAATGTTTGTGTGTTCCATCAGAAACATTTGGAAACAAGGAAGAATGTCCATGTTATAACAACCGAAAAACCAAAGAAGGAAAAACTAAATATCCCTGA